In Erigeron canadensis isolate Cc75 chromosome 7, C_canadensis_v1, whole genome shotgun sequence, one DNA window encodes the following:
- the LOC122607508 gene encoding small nuclear ribonucleoprotein SmD1a produces the protein MKLVRFLMKLNNETVSIELKNGTVVHGTITGVDISMNTHLKTVKMTLKGKNPVTLDHLSVRGNNIRYYILPDSLNLETLLVEETPRVKPKKPTAGKAIGRGRGRGRGRGRGRGR, from the exons ATGAAGCTCGTCCG GTTTTTGATGAAGCTGAATAATGAAACGGTTTCGATAGAACTCAAAAATGGAACTGTTGTTCATGGCACTATTACAG GTGTGGATATCAGTATGAATACACATTTGAAAACGGTTAAAATGACTCTCAAGGGGAAAAATCCAGTGACCTTAGATCACCTAAGTGTCAGGGGCAACAACATTCGCTACTACATTCTGCCTGACAGTTTAAATCTCGAGACTCTTCTGGTTGAGGAAACACCCAGGGTCAAACCAAAGAAACCAACTGCAG GGAAAGCGATTGGACGTGGAAGAGGCCGTGGACGCGGGCGTGGTCGTGGCCGAGGCCGTTAG